The DNA sequence aaaaagatacatttaaaaGATCGTAGCGCTTTAATATATCCATTTGAAAGcgtcattaaaatatgtaaagaaacCGTAAAAGTTATTAGGTTTTATATAAagggaaaaaatgaaattataagaaataaatataatatatattatgttgcgCACGTTGTTTTATCCCATTTAAATatggataatatatttatagaattattaaatcattcgaATGACCAAACATTTTTAACTtatcatagaatatatttagtaaaaagtattagttattaaaatttattaaaacgcgttatttttatgttgcgAAAAAAACTGATATTAGTGAGTATGACAAATATTAGTTATAgacatttttacaataaattaatattatttaaggggcaataaataatttataaaacattatttgtataattttaatataattttaatataattttaaaacgcgttatttttatattgcaaaaacataaatatttatagttatagacatttttataataaattaatattatttaagaggcaaaattaatttataaaacattatttttaattttattttcaaaagttttcaTTACCTCCCCAAagaagttaaataattaatctgttAAGCACTAACAGATAGCAGCGCTAATGTCGCTGATCAAAATGGCTAAAAGTCAAAATCTCCCTCCTCACTTAGGCTTCAGCCCCCTCGTCTATAGTATATGTTTATGCTCCGTCCTTCAAGTCCGTGGTCTTTACTCttgatcatcatcatcacagaaatataagtttatattatataaaataaaagaagcataagtagtaataatgaaaatatgataaataataatgttaaaaactcTTTGATGGAGGTTATGAACCACAAAACCAATCATAAATCGCTTTTCGCCATGATAGTTTAGAGTCATTGAGTTTCAAATCGAACTTGAGATCTGACTCGACTAGACCCAGAGTCAACAAATTGAatacattatttgtatatctgACGTTATGTATCCGATTCCgaattatctgataataaattaattattataaaataaattattttttaaacgttgAAAACATTATAGACGTTTCCCAAatgatttaatgttaattaaaataaaataaaaagtttttgaagTTATAACTATAcactcaattaattttcatttattataaataaattattatttcctaaactatgagaatatatttttaaatttgcccAAACAATTCCCAAACGATtgcaatagtaaaaaataaaaaaatattaaatttgtttgctAATTATACGGTCTCTAACTTAaagccattgcacgttaaaaaattttagtcataaTCGAAAAAAGCCGTaagtaaatcaaccaatcacaattcaaacattcttattatgttttagaatttgattgtgattggttAATTTTCTTAGGGCAttatgattacgactaaaattttttaacgtgcaatggcttttaatctttctttatataaccttACTTTTAGCGCTTTTTAGCAACACGTGAATTTGTACCTTTAAGAATCATGTTATATATGATCGGATTAGGACTCGGCGATGCGAAAGATGTCACTGTTAAAGGattcgaaattattaaaagatgtgACCGCGTATATTTGGAATCTTATACTTCTATTTTAATAGTACAGCAAGAAGTTTTGGTATTgttctattttcttatattttataaaataagttataaaCATGATATtgtctgatatatttttttataacaagacattttttaattgcataacTTCTatctaatacatatattgaatataattttctatcgcATATGTGTTAATACATTAGGAAGAGTTCTATGGACGTTCTCTGATCATAGCTGATCGTGAATTAGTGGAGAACAATGCAGATGAGATATTCCCAAGGAGCGAAGATGAAGATGTTGCTTTTCTAGTTGTAGGAGATCCTTTTTGTGCTACTACACATACGGATTTAATTTTGCGTGCaaaggagaaaaatataaaggtgCAGGAAAcagaaaaacaattattattatttttaagaaatatcaagattattttatgatttgtaaaatcataaaatctgATAAAGACTATCTgagaacattatttttaattaggtAAAAGTCATACACAATACATCAATTTTAACTGCAGTTGGTTGCTGTGGTTTGCAACTGTATTCATATGGAGAAACAATTTCAATTCCATATTGGACTGATAGTTGGTCACCGGACAgcttttatgagaaaatagCTTTTAACAGACAAAGAGGACTACATACATTGTGTCTCTTGGATATTAAAGTCAAAGAGCCTACTCTGGAGAGTatcttgaaaaagaaaagggaaTATATGCCTTCAAGATACATGAGTGTCAATGAAGCAGCTCATCAGTTAATAGCAATACTCGACAATAAGATTCAAGATGGTCAGAAAGATTTAGGTTTGttgttacaataaattatattaggaaAATATAGCAATCATAATTGCAACAACACaaataattagtatttaattaatgattgaagttaagttaatatatttatatgatttttgaatgaaaatactcttatttttttatttttaatatatttttttgtttttaatagcATTTACACATCAGAGTTTAGCAGTGGGTCTGGCACGAATAGGCTGCGAAAATCAGCAGATTGTTGCTTGTTCCCTGCAAGATATGACCCATGTAGATCTGGGACCGCCGCTGCACTCCCTCGTCATACCGGCCGAGAAACTGCATCCTCTGGAGATCGAATTTCTAACACAGTACTCTCTTAATAAGAGTCaatgtaaagaaataatacaataaacgTTACTTTTTCTATCGAATGTAAAGAATAaagtaaatcattttttatctcggAGAGAGATTtaggtatataaattaattgtaaaaaattattaaatataatgcaaatatttatttaaaagctgTATACCAATATAGTTGTATCCAATATACCAATAtagtatctttttaaaaaatattatcatcaatagaaacttgtattttgatattcttaatatttgtttatttatttaaatatgctaattttttattctgttttttattaaaaaacattttatattttttttctctagagATACATAtgcatgcaaatatataatataaagtatcaatttatatttatttttaatatatatcgtattttgCATACTTtgcaaatcttataaattctatggtaatttttatctttagaatTACATCATGTAAAATCTACCAAAAAGCgctgattatattattaaacgttCAATATTCTCGACTATGTACCTAGTGACCGATTATAAGCGAACTttgttttttaagattatatcatgaaagatagaaaaattgatcATCATGTATCGTTTGCATATAtcgcattattattcaatttcctCTAGCCCTCTGTTCCATATTTTAAACCAcacgtatattattttgcggcGGAGTCACGTGGCTGCGCGTCAGGGCCAACTAATCAATGGATAAGCATCGACCATCGCACCGAACGAGGCTAGTATTAGTGATTCAGTTGTGCCACGGGGGTGCATTCGCTCGGTGGTGGCAACTCTTCTGTTTTATTCTCTCTGAACAGGTACTCCCGGTTTCCAGAACATAACAATAGCGATATCTGCGTAATCCATATTATCAGTTTTCGTATTTTGACAGGTTCATATACCTGTCAGATATTATATACGAGCACCATTGTGTCCTGCGTAATAATATTGCACTTCaatatatgcacacatatacaatttacatacatacatatatatatatatatatatatatatatatatatatatatataactcattataattatttaaaaaaaaatatgtttgttaattataattattttgttggaATTGTCATATCAAGTTTGTTtgaaaatgaatgaaatatcAACATAGAAGGAAATAAATGCGCTCTATTACATAAgatgtaattaaatgaaataaatgaaaatatgatttgtaattgaatagaaatttacaactttgaataaaaatacgacaatgtttagaaatgttttattaaaaatattttaaaactatattgtCTTTTATActacaaatgaaaaatagtttaaaatagCAAGCCTACAaatcctaaaaaaaataaaaataagattctcTTTTTGAGATTCTTCTATacgtatttcatatatttcatcatttgctaaaaaatttgggaattttattatatttctttataacaaaCAAGCTCCcacaataatatgaatttcttaatttttaattctaaatatttagaatgtaGATAGAAGTTGAAGAATAGCATTAATATtgtctttttaaagaaaaatttatttcgcaatCGTTATGGTAAAAGAAACAaagtaaagaagaaaataattataaatattatatattaatagaaattatataaaaaaagaaattatatataagatattgaaaatactattataatgttatatatatatattatatgtatatagtcaAGTAGGATAGAATGCTGAACTCGACTCCGCCGATCGATCGTCCCAGTTTGCATTCTGGTACCAGATACCTCATTGCGCCGCGAGTACCCCACGGACTCGCGTCCGTAGTCGAGGGTCTTACTAGGGAGATCCTGCGTCATCATCCTGAAGACATATATGTTTTCGCGGCGCATCATTTTGAAAAGCTACTAAAATTGCGGGAGCAGTATCACGCCGAAGAATACAGCGGCCGCGAATTTGATCATGAATTCGGTTACGAGTTTAAATTGTGGCCcaccaaaaaaattaaagatatcggAAGATCTTCAAATAGTGATTGGTCCTTGGAGAAGAAAATCGAGATCTTTGAGAGTCGCGGAAAGATGCCTGCTGAAGTGGAAGAGAGCACGGATGTTTCTACTGATagagaaaatcgaaaaacATCGAAGCAAACATGTTCAAAAAATCTCTCAATAACTACCAAAAAAACCTCGAAGAAATCGAAAGACAACGAGACGACATCGGATATTCGTGCGACGAGGATCATCTCGCAAATGTCTGCTCTTCATGGCAAAAATATCCAGACTAAGGATATTAAGCAGGAACTCAGAAGGAACAAATTAAGCGGCGAAAAAGTGAAAACAATCGATACGGAAAAAGGGATTCGAAATGAGAGGCGATGTAAAATGAAGATTTCTAAGACGAATAAGGATCCCGAAGAGGAGATCGAACGTgctacgacgacgacgacgagctcGAGTAGAACCTCCGCTCGGAGACCCTTGAGGAAAGTACGGCGAATAGAGACTGAGTCCGAGACCGAGACGGAACGTGAAATGATGACCAAGACTGGACGTGAAAATGGGTagcttattataattattaattaattttataataatttatatgtaatagagagtatataaataagagaaaatttaaaagatttttaagattgaattttctttctttatttgtcAGATATGAGAGATCAAACAACAAGAACAACGGCGCGAGCAATGAAACTATCGCTGGAACCAGAAGCAAGGAAAATAGATCAAAAACGCTATTCTCCGAACATTCCTCTGAGAGGAAAGTGTCGTCGAGAGCGCTCAGCATGGACCGTATCCGGGCGTATGTATTACGTAAATTCGCTAGCACTGCGAGTTTGGAAGTATTGCGGTCGCCTACGTATGTGGAACAGGTGCAGGAGGTGATTGATCGCGCGGCGCCAATCATTAAAGAGAAGTTGGAGGAGGTCAGAGTATCGCGGGGAAAGCGTTCGAGATCAGTTGATCTCGCTTGGAACAAGGATTCTTTTCGTCAGCGCATTCGAGATGGAAAAAAAGATCGTGattatgaaaaagaagagaaaagcaaaagaaaaactagAAACGAATTGCCAGAGCGAGAAATCGACATTATTAAAAAGGAAGAGACGGAAAATTCTTTCTTGGGAGACAAAATGATTTCAAATGTGGAAATAGAGGAAAAGAAATCGAGAAGACGCAGCGTAGGATCGGGCAAAAAAACGAGAAGATGCGAGAATGGCGATCATAGTGATGTCGGAGTCATAGATCAAGTTGACAACAAGCACATTGATAAATTGGAACATGAATCCGATACGACACATATCTTGGAAGCAAAACTGACTGCCACGCAGAACATTTTGGAAGATATCTCGAAGTCCTCATATGACTTGGGCGGAATTCGCAAGAACGATTCTGCGGGAAGTGAACTGCTGGAATCAGAGATCTCTGATCACGCGAACATTGTCTCCTTGCCAATCGTAAGACCGCCATCCTCTAGAAATTCCAGGAGTGCCATTAAAAATGGTTTGGATAGTTTGACTCTGCCGCCTATTTCTCCGGAAGTTCCCAAGTCAATGAAGAAAAAGGACGAGCTATCCTTGCCAATTTTGCCAGTGATGACTAACAGTGACAATCATTCCACTAGAAAATCACAGGATGGTGAGGAATCCTCAACAATGCATGACATTACGAATGACACAGAAGATGAAGCTATCATTTCTAAAGACAATTATGAAGAAGTGATTGTAGATGCAAAACAGAACCCTGATAGTGATCTAATATCAAGTCTAGCATCagatataagatttaatgatgcagaaaaacgtgaaaaagacaaaaatatggACGCTCTTCTGGAAAATAATCCGGAACATTTTACTGAAAAACGTGGAAGTCTCGAGGAATTTGAAGAAttggaaagaaagaagatgGAAGAAATCTTCAAAGACAGTTTAAATGTTACGCCAGAAGTAAATGTGTCGCCGAGACCAGATTCGCTAGAACCCAATGAGGAAAAGAGATTTCAAAACAATGATGTGGATTTTGCGCAAGTCAACACGTTCGAGGAGCTGAAGGATAAATTGATTCAGATCGAGATAGCAGAACGAAATATTGAGATAGCATTGGCTGGCCAACTCACGATGCATGGCGAAGAAATGAGCCAAGTGGAAAAGTCGATGATTGACAGGAAGATAAATGACTTAGAAAAGTCGATGATTGACAGGAAGATAAATGACTTAGAAAAGTCGACTAATGAGGTAGAAGAAATTATGAGTGAAGTAGAAGAGTCAGCGAATGCggtaaaaatatcaatgaataaaaacgacgaaagaaaaaaaagagatgaagaggaaaagaatgtaaatgaaatagtaaaagtaaaagatgtaatagaaatatcgatgaatcaaaaagaaaacttatccaataaaacagaaaaatcgaagactaaaaagaaaatagaaagatcATCAAATGAAATAGAAGATATGACAAATGAAGCAAAAACATCAGTAAATGAGAGTAAAAAATCAacgaataaaacaaaaatattaaagaatgaaGTAGAAAAGACAACAAATGAcatggaaatattaataaaagcaacAAAAGAAGCGATAAAAGTATCTGAAGACGAAAAATCAATGgataaaactgaaaaattgAACGAAAAGTTGCCTATTGACGTCGAAAAATTAACAGTCAAAATTCATATTGAAGATGTACAGTCTATAAATCCAAAATcacaaaacaaaaatgatcAAATTACTCAAGTAGCTATTTGTGAAGCAGACGATGATAACGTAATGACGTCCAAGAATAAAACTGATAatacagtaaataaattttccaaaattacaatttgtgGAAATCTTGCGAATAAAAGCGAAATCTCAACAATAAATCTTTCGGACGAGAATACTAAGAtgaaagagcaaaaaaaaCTCGAAATCGACACGTTACCAGCAGCGACGTCACTCTCTTTGGAACTTCCGTTCTCATACGTTCTGAGCGAAGGTTCTCCCTGCGAAATTCCCGATTCCGTGACAACTGTGATTATTCCGGACAGACATTACCCATCTCCCGTGACTCTAGAGGACGAAAATTATCAGCTCAGATCAATGAGCCAAAAAGAAGAATCATTTATCCGTTccgatatcattaaaaaaagggAAACACACGAAAATGAACACAGTATGGAAATTTTCGGTGAATATATCCGACCGGAAATTTCTGTTTTGCCTATCGATATCGATTTCATGCGTGGTACGAGAGGTATAAAATCGAATCAGATAGTAATTGCTCATCAGGATTTAGACAGGATCAAAGAAGAAggtgaagaagaagagaaaaaaggcgctgaaaaagaaaagatagagAGTCCTCGAGAGCAGAAAGATGATAAACAGCCggttatatatgaaaaagtaaTGAAACTTGCGATTTTGGAAGAGAACGTGGAACACGAGGAGCATGAAACAACTAGCGCGAAAATGACTTTCAAATCCAAGGATGTTGAGGAGATTTCTGAAGTTCCCGAGTATAAATCTTTGCCTGATACTGTAGAATTAATAGCAGATAATGACTTGACAgacgaagaaaatataaacctTATGATAGAGTTCCAGAACGCTATAGAAAACTCATCGGAAGATAACGGAAGCACGCAGGACACCCGCACAATCACATCGAGCGACGTGAAAGAGAGTACCGCGAGCAATCGTTCTATCGAGAGTCCTAGTCTGGATAGACCAATAGTGCCAGAATTGAATCTTGACTCTCTTCAGGATAACACAATATCGTCCTTCAAAATGACGGTGAATGGAACAATGACGAAAGAGGACAACGATAGTCCTAGGGATAGTGACACTACGACGTCGTTGATTGAGCCATTGATTTCAGACGAAAGATTGAACCAGCAGACTTTAGCTAATcccgaaaaaaatgttactgtCAAAGAGCTTGCAGAAAGTTTATCAAGACATCTGCAGTCGGAAATTCCAGAGGCCGATCAATTATATCGAGCGGAACATGCGGAATATGAATGGCTGGAGAAAGATCTGTTGTCTTGGGAAACCAATTTAGAAGACGAACTGAAATCTCAGGAAAACAATATGGTTTTACCGGAAGATGTTGTTCTAATTGATCCACTTTTACGGGATGAGGagatggaaaataaattaaaaaatgaggaAGAGATTGCGAAAGAATTGATAAGCTCGCTGGAAGAAGATATGCAACTTTACGCTAAAGAATTAGTGTTAgaagaaaaatctaaaaatactaGAGAACCTGAGACGAGCAGTGTGAATGATAAATCTAATCGATCTTCGTCGGAATCTGTTGATaaacaggaaaaaaaagaaaataaaatttctttgggCGAAATGCAAACAGTAGATAAAGATGCAAAGACTGAAGTAATTAATGAGTTATCTAGCCAGATGATGGTTATCAAACAAGATCATAAAGATAAGAACACTGCAATAGACAATAAAcctgaagaaattaaattggaaatgaaagagaaaaaatgtgtaaaaattagGCATGTTGCGCCCTTAGCACAATTTGAACAGGACGAATTACTAGAACTTAATGATACACAAACAGCAGAAAAGGATGAGAACAAGATTATAGTTGAAAGTAAATTTGATGTTATTGATATGATTTCTACCAATAACAAGGAAAATCTTAAAGATAAGCAAACAAGCGTTGAAGAAGTTACAGAGAACCAAAGTAACGAAAATAcagataaaattgaagaattacATGaacaacaaaaagaaaatgaagaaaatataaaaggtaGAACAATAGAAAAAGATGAGGAAAACATTACAGTTGAAAGTAAGcttgatattaatgatatgGATTCCACCAATAATCAGGAAAATTTTGAAGACAAGCAAACAAGCGTTGAACAAGTTACAGAGAACCAAAGTAACGAAAGTAcagataaaattgaagaattacATGaacaacaaaaagaaaatgaagaaaatataaaaggtaGAACAATAGAAAAAGATGAGGAAAAGATTACAGTTGAAAGTAAGcttgatattaatgatatgGTTTCCACCAATAATCAGGAAAATTTTGAAGACAAACAAATAAGCGTTGAAGAAATTACAGAGAGCCAAAGTAACGAAAGtacgaataaaattgaagaattatatgaacaacaaaaagaaagtgaaaaaaatataaaagatagaaCAATAGAGAAGGATGAAGAGAATATTGCAGTCAAAAGTAagcttaatattattgatatgatTTCTACCAATAATCAGGAAAACCTTGAAGAGAAGCAAACAAGCATTGAAGAAGTTATAGAAAGCCAAAATAACGaaagtacaaataaaattgaagaattgcATGAACAACAAGAAAGTAAAGAAAgtaaagaagatataaaagatagaaCAATAGAGAAAGATGAGGAGAAGATTACATTCGAAAGTAAGCTTGATAGTATTGATATAGTTTCTATCaataatcagaaaaattttgaagacaAGCAAACAAGCGTTGAAGAAATTACAGAGAACCAAAGTAacgaaagtataaataaaattgaaggaCAACATGGACAACaaaaaataagtgaaaaaaacatacaaGATAAGGAAGAATGTGAGcaagagagattaaaaattaaggaaaaacGAGAACAAAAAAGATTAGAAGTACATAAAGAATGTCAGCGAGAAAAATCGGAGAAATACACGAAAGAAGATCGAAAAATCCAAGAAAAAGatgattacaaaaatttacaattacagGAAAAAAATGTGGATATGAAAACAGTGCCTTTGGAAGCaaaagaattaagaaaagGATTGATGAATGAATCGACAAATGACGATGATGAAAATGGAAAGACTAACGATAAGCTAATTACTTGCGATGAATTCGTTACTGAGAATAGAAAGAGGATAGAAAAAGATGTGAAAAATAACGAGATAGAAAAACACGAAGatcttttaacaaaaatagaaaatgttcACAAGCCAATTGCAAGCGTAATATCGGAACAATCGACggaaaatcatttttgtagTCGATATTGGATTACGGAGACAAAATCATCGACCGTAGAGACTGTGATTGAAACTTCTGATTTTAACTCGAATATAAACGAGAGAATAGAGCCTGCTGCTGATGTGCcagaaattatcaaagatGAATTGCTTATTCAGAAGAcaaacgatttttatttagcaGTTGTGAAAATCCAAGCTTGTAagtaatgcattttaataaaattatgttatgaattgatttaattatgttacgtTAATGATGTAGAGAACTGActgttaattttcttttcatttaatatattcaagtcacatagtaaaatttaaaaaaagacaaaagttggattaaattcaaatataaataatatcgcatTGTCCATTTTATCGAGATCAGAAGAtggagtaataaaataaatattattttaaaataatcatgatgtaataaaatgcagaatctcttttaaaagataaaaaaaataactaacagAAGTTATTTTGTCAAGGTTTCCGAGGATTTTTAACGCGTCGTCGTATGAAAGAAGATGTAAATTCTAAACCTCTTTCAGACAATGTTTCTTCGGCACAGAAAACAGATACggtaaatagaataattataataagtttaattaattttatttaactagtctctgaaagataattaaagattaaaattgagtagaaataaattcaatgatAACGACTaacgaaatttaataaagactGTTGTTATACGCGActgtaaactttatataaaacttatataatattatattgaaaaaaattattaaagttatagaatagataaaatctttaataaagtaaaatctttttaaatacttaaactATAGTAATGCATGTGTgcgattattcaatatattggaACTGAGTCTTAAAATTAAGTCCAATTTTTTCCTTCGTTTTGTAAAGTCGAGCAGCTgaacgtaatattttatatttttgccacGCCCGCCGGAAGTACATTACGTAAATGAGGAAGCATTAGGTCACTGCTAAACGTCAGCGCTTTTATGATTGCAACAGGCGATTCGGCATTTGGCAATAACAAGCTTGGCAGATGCACCTTGAGACTCGGGAGCTCTTTAAGCTCCCTTAAAATACTTCTTTCTTAAATCCGAATTGACATCCACTTTACAAATGTTGTGTCTGTTAGATTTccttaaattttgtattttaaaataaaatttaaaattatgttaattaaatatttattatatttttttgacaagtAATTATTTGAGTATAATTacagagatataattttttttctctctctctggaaaggatatgtcttttattttttgacattaaaaaagataatgatataatcaacaatcctataaattattaatttttagaacaaCCATTTAACGATGCCGCTTTCTTCAAGTTTGCGAGAAGCCAGAACTGGAAGGCAACGTCTTCGACGAGAGGAAGCTCTACGAAATACTACTCTCTCATTAGAGAATGCTTTCGCTACAGGTAGACTTCAACATACTGGCGAGTTTCACGATTCTGTGCCATTGCCTCTTTTCGATTCAATATACTATAAGGCTAATTCAACGACGgatgaatttttgaataaaacaattcAGGAAGATGTAGAACAAATTAATCAATCTAATACTACAAAATTTAATGCCAACACGAGCGATTCCGTGTAAGTAATTCTTATAAGAGAAATTAAGAATGtgttatcatttaaatatttttttcttcttaataatttgtattcaaatatatatttatattaaaatagagataacatctcatataaatatttttgctttgcaCAGTCACGATGACGAacacaaagaaattaaagaagagaGTTTTCAGAAAGGCAACGTCTTCACCGATCATTCAACTTTTCCAATCGTGATGCATCTCTTAGCGGATGCATCTTGCAATCGCCGCTTTACAGTCAGTCAGAACTTCCATTCTGATTTTGATACAAACACTGGAGAAACGAAACCTAAGGAACCGACACTGACGGATATCTTGATGCTGGGCTACCCCAGAGACGATGAGAATCGATACTTAAATTTCATAACAAGTGTTGAGGATCTGGGCTCTAacatagattttttatctctagATGACACAATAAAGTACTCGAAAAATGCCAACGACGCTCATCCTTTAACAACTTCCGGCGAGGATAGCCTCAGGGAACCTCTGGCTCTTCCAGGCACTCCTCAGAATATCGTTATCGAGGAGGTGACTAGTCTGGACGCTGAATTTGTCCCATTGAAGTCCGCGACAAAATTGTCGACCGCGTCGAAAACCTCGCTAGATACAAATAGCTCGGTGCCATCGGAGGAATATACCCTCgaagatgaaaagaaagatttaggAACGTCACCAAGAATCATGGAGGAAATGGGAGACCGAAAACATATGGACGAAAGAATTGAAAGACAAAAGTCTGATTGCAACCTTGAGAGCATTCCAGAAAACGATTCGCATAACGAAGATGTAAAAAAGGAATCTAGCGAAGTCTCTTGCGACAATCACGAGCGCgtggaagaagaaaagaacgaaaagatgtgattaaatatatgaagataTATGGAGTGAATCAAAGCACAGCATGATTAGTTCCTTCAATTAAGATCGTCGCTTGTgtgagataataattattgctataCTTTCACTCTGCATgcattttagaataa is a window from the Cataglyphis hispanica isolate Lineage 1 chromosome 9, ULB_Chis1_1.0, whole genome shotgun sequence genome containing:
- the LOC126851938 gene encoding interaptin-like isoform X2, which gives rise to MLNSTPPIDRPSLHSGTRYLIAPRVPHGLASVVEGLTREILRHHPEDIYVFAAHHFEKLLKLREQYHAEEYSGREFDHEFGYEFKLWPTKKIKDIGRSSNSDWSLEKKIEIFESRGKMPAEVEESTDVSTDRENRKTSKQTCSKNLSITTKKTSKKSKDNETTSDIRATRIISQMSALHGKNIQTKDIKQELRRNKLSGEKVKTIDTEKGIRNERRCKMKISKTNKDPEEEIERATTTTTSSSRTSARRPLRKVRRIETESETETEREMMTKTGRENGYERSNNKNNGASNETIAGTRSKENRSKTLFSEHSSERKVSSRALSMDRIRAYVLRKFASTASLEVLRSPTYVEQVQEVIDRAAPIIKEKLEEVRVSRGKRSRSVDLAWNKDSFRQRIRDGKKDRDYEKEEKSKRKTRNELPEREIDIIKKEETENSFLGDKMISNVEIEEKKSRRRSVGSGKKTRRCENGDHSDVGVIDQVDNKHIDKLEHESDTTHILEAKLTATQNILEDISKSSYDLGGIRKNDSAGSELLESEISDHANIVSLPIVRPPSSRNSRSAIKNGLDSLTLPPISPEVPKSMKKKDELSLPILPVMTNSDNHSTRKSQDGEESSTMHDITNDTEDEAIISKDNYEEVIVDAKQNPDSDLISSLASDIRFNDAEKREKDKNMDALLENNPEHFTEKRGSLEEFEELERKKMEEIFKDSLNVTPEVNVSPRPDSLEPNEEKRFQNNDVDFAQVNTFEELKDKLIQIEIAERNIEIALAGQLTMHGEEMSQVEKSMIDRKINDLEKSMIDRKINDLEKSTNEVEEIMSEVEESANAVKISMNKNDERKKRDEEEKNVNEIVKVKDVIEISMNQKENLSNKTEKSKTKKKIERSSNEIEDMTNEAKTSVNESKKSTNKTKILKNEVEKTTNDMEILIKATKEAIKVSEDEKSMDKTEKLNEKLPIDVEKLTVKIHIEDVQSINPKSQNKNDQITQVAICEADDDNVMTSKNKTDNTVNKFSKITICGNLANKSEISTINLSDENTKMKEQKKLEIDTLPAATSLSLELPFSYVLSEGSPCEIPDSVTTVIIPDRHYPSPVTLEDENYQLRSMSQKEESFIRSDIIKKRETHENEHSMEIFGEYIRPEISVLPIDIDFMRGTRGIKSNQIVIAHQDLDRIKEEGEEEEKKGAEKEKIESPREQKDDKQPVIYEKVMKLAILEENVEHEEHETTSAKMTFKSKDVEEISEVPEYKSLPDTVELIADNDLTDEENINLMIEFQNAIENSSEDNGSTQDTRTITSSDVKESTASNRSIESPSLDRPIVPELNLDSLQDNTISSFKMTVNGTMTKEDNDSPRDSDTTTSLIEPLISDERLNQQTLANPEKNVTVKELAESLSRHLQSEIPEADQLYRAEHAEYEWLEKDLLSWETNLEDELKSQENNMVLPEDVVLIDPLLRDEEMENKLKNEEEIAKELISSLEEDMQLYAKELVLEEKSKNTREPETSSVNDKSNRSSSESVDKQEKKENKISLGEMQTVDKDAKTEVINELSSQMMVIKQDHKDKNTAIDNKPEEIKLEMKEKKCVKIRHVAPLAQFEQDELLELNDTQTAEKDENKIIVESKFDVIDMISTNNKENLKDKQTSVEEVTENQSNENTDKIEELHEQQKENEENIKGRTIEKDEEKITVESKLDINDMVSTNNQENFEDKQISVEEITESQSNESTNKIEELYEQQKESEKNIKDRTIEKDEENIAVKSKLNIIDMISTNNQENLEEKQTSIEEVIESQNNESTNKIEELHEQQESKESKEDIKDRTIEKDEEKITFESKLDSIDIVSINNQKNFEDKQTSVEEITENQSNESINKIEGQHGQQKISEKNIQDKEECEQERLKIKEKREQKRLEVHKECQREKSEKYTKEDRKIQEKDDYKNLQLQEKNVDMKTVPLEAKELRKGLMNESTNDDDENGKTNDKLITCDEFVTENRKRIEKDVKNNEIEKHEDLLTKIENVHKPIASVISEQSTENHFCSRYWITETKSSTVETVIETSDFNSNINERIEPAADVPEIIKDELLIQKTNDFYLAVVKIQACFRGFLTRRRMKEDVNSKPLSDNVSSAQKTDTNNHLTMPLSSSLREARTGRQRLRREEALRNTTLSLENAFATGRLQHTGEFHDSVPLPLFDSIYYKANSTTDEFLNKTIQEDVEQINQSNTTKFNANTSDSVHDDEHKEIKEESFQKGNVFTDHSTFPIVMHLLADASCNRRFTVSQNFHSDFDTNTGETKPKEPTLTDILMLGYPRDDENRYLNFITSVEDLGSNIDFLSLDDTIKYSKNANDAHPLTTSGEDSLREPLALPGTPQNIVIEEVTSLDAEFVPLKSATKLSTASKTSLDTNSSVPSEEYTLEDEKKDLGTSPRIMEEMGDRKHMDERIERQKSDCNLESIPENDSHNEDVKKESSEVSCDNHERVEEEKNEKM